The Oryzias latipes chromosome 16, ASM223467v1 genomic sequence TTAAAACATCTAGATCATAAACATGCACATGTGAAGTCTGAAGAAATCCCAGGCAACAAATATCTGTTTTTTAGACCAGAATAAGTGCCAGCATACAGACCTTTtccaaaaagtttaaatatgaaaaacaattgttttccATAATTCccttaaaaaattaaacttcataGGATATAGATTCAGTCCCATTTTTTTGCTccacagtgttgccagaaatcggggagttttggttctaaatttgtggataaaaatggctttgggcgggtGTGCATAATTCGGGTGATTATTGTGGTTGGTTCGGCGGTTTTCATTTTCTCGTGAAAAtatagtagtggtctaagttaggctgggcgactgttggagttccactaagcttctatgaactggtgttccatgaacgcaccatgccgcgtgtgggaggagctaccagctaatgttttttcGCCTGATAGCcgcatggagcggtgtctgtgtttatctcacttACAATGCATGGCTGCACAATGCACAATGCAATGTTCAGTTCGCCGTAAAAGTAATAATAAgaaaaggtttcctccaaatGAACAGACTGGTTCTGTTATTAACCCCCTGTGGAGGCTCAGAGGGtcagaacggggaagtgaaacccaaatcaaaccccggatctccgctgcgttttATGACCACCatggtcagaaacgtcatcgcaggaaaggttcaacattttccccgagagggaaaaataaaatcagaggacctgattataatcattgtctcaatgaaaatagaaaaatatcataaggttcaggaggcctgagCAGGCTTGTTCCGCTTTCCGCAGCCGGTCTCTGTCTGTCTGGCTCGCCTCCCGCCAGCCGGCACAGTGTAAGGCACGATGTGACGTCAGACTGGATCTGTGAGCACAGACAGCAGAGCTGTTAGCTGACGAGCAGAGAAGAGCTCTGAGCGAATGGCGTGAGAACGAGAGTCAGGAGTTTCAACGGGGACTTCAAGGtgtggacgaccggagctcctctgtggtttggtccacacaaaccctcaaactacaataAGAGAGAggtccatgtttgcatcttctgcagcagacagattgtttgtctctatttgatccaAAGCCGTGCAGATgtcgctgaaatatgtcatctctccTACTGGCACACCGCAGAGTGGGTATCCAGGtatatgagtcgatttccaggGATCAGCCAATgtgcgtttagatcccgcccactttcactgattgacagacagactcattctgcaggaaaagctcttcatgaaatgaaTAAgtaattctgaaaaacagcaatgtgaaatgaaaacaaagatactttggaaaaatatggattttgaaatccgagcttctgaaacaagacagaattataataatattcaacgtgattaaaaggaatattttaaaatgctgttttaaaatgaacaggtttttaaagcaaaatgaaatatatttgagAATATAGCGGCTAATTTAAAATttatgtgcaggtttttcacaatttcatgatcttttgatatatttatgagagatttattggtttattgtgtatttgcatgaggtcatgttatttatttaattatgattagtataggactccatagtcTTCGCATGgattgtgtcaaatctcgcttttttcctatctttgattttgctgactactctgAACACAACTTAGCGTGATATAACTGCCACAGCCCAAAAACTTTTCGTATGTGTTGTGGGTAATCTcatttttttcctatctttgatacACACGACGCTTgcgaaaatgtgttttacaaacggcaaaaataatgtttaaaaggaaaataaatgtttgaaagcaaaaaaaagttcttaaaatagcaagaaaaatttgaaagcaaaataaataattgaaaagcaaatatttaattttttcatttgcaacctAGAGAGTTTTGTGTGCAGCGTAGTGGCAGCCGGCACTCCATActgctgtaaaaaacaaaaaactgttgcaaaaaaaatgggtCGATTCTGCTAAAActgagaatttttttgtttttgttttatttatcgactaacgaaaccaataAATCCTTGtcaaacatttgaagaaagctgaTGTTGTTAGAAACATATTTATATCTGATGGAAATTCATTGTGATTTTACAAGGAGGGGGCAGTTGTGCTCCAGTCCACATATACTGTTTAACCTGTTTTAATGTCTTACCTTTTCAACTAATGCAATACTTTAAAAGTTTggagtaaaaacagtaaaaaagagagaatcaagctcttaaaggttttgtgggtggctctcaaaagagccgttgtgggtcagtccttggaggacagaaaacatgatTCTGGAGGTGTCATgggtctgctccctctgcaagaaagtggatcatgaaggagtCTCTCAGCTGGAAGGCCTCTCTGTTGGCAGCAACCTATTTTATCCTGTGCAGCGGTTCGTCTACCACAGCCTGATCACTGCAGGTTCCTGTGGTGCTGAGGACCTGATGAAGCAGTGCAGAACACGAGAACTTCACACTCTGCTCTGGATCTTCAGTCAGGTTTCAATACAGACCCCACTGTGGAGAGAACATCCAGAAGGCCTTCTTCACAAGCAGGCGGGTTGGGGAGAGGTCGTAGTTAAAGATGCAGCTCTATCGGGAAAGGAGGCGCCCAGGAAATGACTGCATCGGGTTTCTCTGCAGTGGGAATGCCTCATCTGCCACAAAGATACAGGGAAgcagttctttgttttctttctctcgGGATTGAGGACTCATTGGAGACAGACGATTGAGTAATCAATCCACTGTGAAGCGTCGAATAGAAGGTGGAAAAAGCCAATGTCCCACTGTCGCTCGTCCTGCCCCAACATCTATAACCAACAACCAACCAAAGCCACAAGAGGAACTACAGAAGACGTTCCTTTGCTTTGGGGGGCCTTCAGGACAACATGCTTGCTGTCCACTGACCCAGAGCAATTAAAAGCCACCAGACAAGAACTCACTAGTCTCGCTCCAGGGTGGGGCACTGGTAACTCTTATCGAGAGGAGTAAGTTGATCtagaaatgaaaaggtttttgtctGAATCGCTCTTAGTCTGGCCTGTCTCCCAGGACCAGTTTGAGGTGGTACACCACCCAGCTACCGGCTCCTGGGATCATTcgggcacgcaaacccctccaccacgataaggtggcgattcaggaAGGGGATATTTATCAGTCACTAGCCAATTGCTAACAATTACTGTGTGGAAATCGTAGTACTCTGAGAAAACCCACAGGACTGCCAGGCTTTAATTTGGTTCATTATCTATACATTTTTGTgactgatattttattttttttatttttatgataatgTATTATTAATAATACCTTATTATAAACTCAAtttcatatattttatatttttaattattaatattattagtagtagtaatggtcactgactgcaaggaccgtattgttttcacagttggaaaaatgtctgcatctttgagcaaacctttttttgaaaCAGTAAATGATGCTGATAGAAATGCtaacacttttagccacatgcaGCTCAGACAGCCTTACATTAAGAGAAGGGCGTAGATGTGGACAGCGAGGGTGGGTGGTGCGTAGAGGTGAGGACGAGGGCAGGTAGTGCTCTTAGCCTCTAattcacttttaaataaaaagtcttttttagaatctagggaaagccggagcacccggagagaacccactaaTGCACAAAGGAACACAAGAACAATTtctgtgtcatggtttgggttttttgcccttggtttttgctttcattttgtttctgtgccTCTTGTGATAaacacattgtgtttttttgttttctgtgaaaatgagGTTGAAGCTctagaacatttgttttttgattgtATACATGGTAAATTGTTCTTGTCCTCTTTTGTTAAGTGGTTGACaggtaaaaatacaaaatttaacaatttattttaaataatcaatacattgatttgcattgaaaaaacattttgttcacaaatacaaattcaggcataaaagtaaaaaaaaaaaagaaaagaagattcAATATAAATCCCAAGTCTACACTTTATCCACACACTACTAGTGTGGATTCCTAAAGGGAGTTCCTGTAtgttttaatcttcttttttgCATGTCCTACTGACAATATAATGcataacattttctaaaaaaataaataaaataaaataaatgcacatACAACATAAATCCCCACTCTACACTATTTCCACACACTACAAGTGTGGATTCCTAAAAGGGGGGTTCCTCTATGTCTAAATCTTCTTTTACTCATTTTCCTGGTAGGAATAGCCGCTGCCTCTGTAACGATTTTGTGAGTAGGGAATAGCCTCTGTTACCATTTTCTGAGTAGGAGAGGTGGCAAGGGCAGCAACACTCCCCATAAGCCAAGCCGCCATAGCCAGTTTGGTTTTCCATCATGCATTGGCCTGGCCTGTGTCTTGGTGTTGTTTCAGTTCTGTTACCTGCCTGCATCTCTTGCTTGGCAACAGCTTTCTTCACTTCAACTAAGTGTCCATTCACTGTGTGGTACTTTTCAAACCAAGGCCAAGTCTGCCGTTTTGTGATGCGTGAAGTGCACAAAGCCGAATCCTCTTTTCTTTCCGGTCTCCTTCTCTAAGAGGATTTCAGACTTTTCGACTTGACCGTACCGAGAGAAGTAGTTGGTGAGGTGAAACTCTTCAATGTTGTTTTTCAAGCCACCAACAAAGATTTTCTCCCCCTTGGCAGGAGCTGCAGACCCATTGGCCTTTCCTTTAGGAACAGCTACTTTAACTTTGACACTGTTCCTTTGGACTGTGTGCGGCGATGCTGCCATGGCTGCGTTGGTCTCCTCTGGTGTAGAGTAGGTCACAAAGCCGAAGCCGCCGTAGCCATTTTGGTTTTCCGTAATTCCTGGCCCTGGCCTGTGTCTTGGTGTTGTTTCAGTTCTGTTTGCTGTCTGCATCTCTTGCTTGGCAACAGCTTTCTTGATTTCAACTAAGTGTCCATTCACTGTGTGGTACTTTTCAACCAAGGCCAAGTCTGCCGTTTTGTGATGCGTGAAGTGCACAAAGCCGAATCCTCTTTTCTTTCCGGTCTCCTTCTCTAAGAGGATTTCAGACTTTTCGACTGGACCGTACCGAGAGAAGTAGTCAGTGAGGTGATACTCTtcaatgttgtttttcaaacCACCAACAAAGATTTTCTCCCCCTTGGCAGGAGCTGCAGAACCATTGGCCTTTGCTTTTGGAACAGCTCCTTTGACTTTGACACTGTTCCTTTGGACTGTGTGCGGCGCTGCTGCCATGGCTGCGTTGGTCTCCTCTGGTGTAGAGTAGGTCACAAAACCGAAGCTGCCGTAGCCATTTTGGTTTTCCATCATTCCTGGGCCTGGCTTGTGTCTTGGTGTTGTTTCAGTTCTGTTACCTGCCTGCATCTCTTGCTTGGCAACAGCTTTCTTTACTTCAACTAAGTGTCCATTCACTGTGTGGTACTTCTCAACCAAGGCCAAGTCTGCCGTTTTGTGATGCGTGAAGTGCACAAAGCCGAATCCTCTTTTCTTTCCGGTCTCCTTCTCTAAGAGGATTTCAGACTTTTCGACTGGACCGTACCGAGAGAAGTAGTCGGTGAGGTGATActctttaatgttgtttttcaagCCACCAACAAAGATTTTCTCCCCCTTGGCAAAAGCTTCAGACTTATTGTCCTTTGCTTTTGGAATAGCTCGTTTAACTTCAACACTGTTCCCTTCCACTGAGTGCGGGGCTGCTGCCATGGCTGCGTTGGCCTCCTCTGGTGTAGAGTAGGTCACAAAGCCAAAACAGCGAGATCGTTGTGCATTCTTGTTTTGAAGGACAACGAAGTCAGTGAGGGTGCCGAACTGCTCAAAATGCTTGCGCAGCCCATCGTCGTTCGTGTTCACACAGAGTCCACCAATGAAAAGCTTGCACACTTTGTTGGTCATTtttgatgagattttttttcgtATCTAATCTTTAAGGAAGCAAACTTGAAATCTTGAGATGGCAGATGGAGAGGAAGGCAGGTATATTTATTAGTTTTAAGATGCGACAATGTGACATCACCTGATGACATGTGACATCAAATGATATCATGTGACATCACCTGAAGACATGTGACATCACCTGATGACATGACATCACCTGTTGATTTGTCATGTcatctgatgacatcacataTCATCACATGGCGTGATGTCATCAGAGCTTCTGCAGGGTGAGGCattttctgcttaaaaaaaaaaaaacttgaacagAATGCAAGCTTACAACAGTAGAACCAATGTAGTATACCATGTGCAATAAAGAGACATACAGAGTAAATATTATTGTTCACTAATCCGAGTTAAAGATATATTTCATTTGACTCGacacgttttccacagtttctgaagTTAAAATGGCCAAATTTGTGTGTTGCGTGATCACATAGGGAGCGgaaactccgggtgaggctcCGGAGCGCTTCGCCTCATGTCTGACTGGAGGACTCAATTTAATCAGAGACGTGCAGTCCAAGCGCTGCTTTAAGCGCGCAGAAAATGATGCCAGTGGCGCAATCCTTGCTAgtagggggcagacgtgagctgacagctaCTTTGTAGCTTCACTGgtgcagaagaaaaataaaagaaggaagACTTTTCCAGACACCATCATGTTAGACCCAGACGTTGTCAggtagcagtgattggtccgagtgggTCTGAGTtaggggtgtgccaaaatatcgatattgtgatatatcgcgatatttaGTCCCGTGATTCATCCTCGATGTGTCTTCATCAAGTATTGACCTTTTATTTACGCTTGGAGACCCTCTGATACGTTATATTAGTCGTCCTTTGGTAAGACAATTCTTTGGAGGGCCCATAGGGGTCGCTCATTGCGAGATTGGCTGTCGCGGACAGACGAAGAAGAATGCACATTCAAAACAAAGATGGCGGAggggaaaaacaatgaaaatagcGAGAGGAGCAAGTTAAAAGACGCGCGGGCAGCATTGAAACTGCATCACCCGGAGGTGTGTCAGAAAGCCGTGGTTGTTATTGGCCTGAAGCCTACGCAGCCCGGCGCGGATACCTTTTTCAAGGCGAAGCTACCACGGTGACCATCTTCTGCAGGAGCAGAGGCAATAACAAATGGGATTGCTAAATGTGGCTCCGTCCCTGCAGCGAGGTGGAGAACGAgggatttgggtttttattgaatgcattagAGCCAGGCTTTGACATTCCCTCTTGGAAATACTGAAACAATGATCTATGCACTGTATGGTCAGACCAGAGCTATGATTGAGATGGAAATAGCAGAAAgagtggcatccctgcccttagacccccccttttCCTCAAATCAGCGGTGGACGAGGGGCGTCTTGACGCTAAAAAGCCTGAACATGAACATATAAACATGcatcacatgcagcttttccccaaacgttttgttcacaaagatgtttacttttagatgcactttaagttcatcatgtattttatccctggtaatttattttgaagcagtttatgccttaaataacttaaaggaaagttcctagctacttgattatttttttccggcagaattttatgtttttttagacTACATTTACATTACATGGTGTCATTATTTTTAACAAGGacactataatttttttttttagaagttaatACCAATGTGCCTGGCACCTACTTGactgattcattttttattctgtttacagcaattttgtactaaaaaatagcactgctgttcatgttcactatTTTTTGAACcaaattttacagatatttccaaatgaaaattgtcaacgtttgtcaaagacagagtattactggtttcagaaatgtttcacgAACGActgttattcattacaccaaataggacacaagttgttcatTATCATTGTgttcaaaaactacaaaagaaatggagaaatatttccaaaaagcagtttttcaagttcttctttgATATATCATGAGTTATTAGAGGCGACATATATCGATTATCACATTATCGCCATATCGTCATAGTATCGTTATAGTGAGGAATGTATCGCAAATCGTATCGTgaggtacccagtgattcccagccctagtctgagtcatcgtttgtATTGCAaacactctcaccaatcaggggtGAGATTGCTGGAAGTCCACACGCCTACCCCTTGAAAGTAGGCGA encodes the following:
- the LOC111949012 gene encoding LOW QUALITY PROTEIN: deleted in azoospermia protein 1-like (The sequence of the model RefSeq protein was modified relative to this genomic sequence to represent the inferred CDS: deleted 1 base in 1 codon); translated protein: MTNKVCKLFIGGLCVNTNDDGLRKHFEQFGTLTDFVVLQNKNAQRSRCFGFVTYSTPEEANAAMAAAPHSVEGNSVEVKRAIPKAKDNKSEAFAKGEKIFVGGLKNNIKEYHLTDYFSRYGPVEKSEILLEKETGKKRGFGFVHFTHHKTADLALVEKYHTVNGHLVEVKKAVAKQEMQAGNRTETTPRHKPGPGMMENQNGYGSFGFVTYSTPEETNAAMAAAPHTVQRNSVKVKGAVPKAKANGSAAPAKGEKIFVGGLKNNIEEYHLTDYFSRYGPVEKSEILLEKETGKKRGFGFVHFTHHKTADLALVEKYHTVNGHLVEIKKAVAKQEMQTANRTETTPRHRPGPGITENQNGYGGFGFVTYSTPEETNAAMAASPHTVQRNSVKVKVAVPKGKANGSAAPAKGEKIFVGGLKNNIEEFHLTNYFSRYGQVEKSEILLEKETGKKRGFGFVHFTHHKTADLALVEKYHTVNGHLVEVKKAVAKQEMQAGNRTETTPRHRPGQCMMENQTGYGGLAYGECCCPCHLSYSENGNRGYSLLTKSLQRQRLFLPGK